The nucleotide sequence ACAGGAAAATGCTGCTTCGGATGATTTCAAACAAGTTTCCGTGAATGCCGATAACAGCTTGCAGCTGCTTACTATCCATAAATCCAAAGGACTACAATTCAAACGGGTTTTTGTGTTCTATAACTTTTCCGGTAAACATAATGAAAGCAATAATTCCCTGGATTGGGCATTGGAGTATGAAGGAAAGACCTTTAATCATATTTTGGATTACGGCATTAGCTTACACTATCAGAAAATCCTGAAGTCCTCAAGCTATGCCAATCTTTATCTGCAAGCTCAAAAAAGAAAACAGCTGGAAGAAATGAATAACCTCTATGTTGCTTTCACTCGTGCCAAACAAAAATTGCATCTTTACTTCGGCTATACATTGAAAGAGGGCTGGGATGAATATTATAATGCCCATAAAGATAAAAACCTGCCCGCTGTGCTCTGTAATGCAGTTCTTTCCTATTTTCAGAATACAACTCCCGATGAACAAGGTATTTATAGGCAAAAGGGCTGCCTGGAAGAAAACGGAAAAGATACAAACGCAGCAAGCAAACCTCCTCTAAATACAGCGGAACAAGTGAATGCCCGTTTTAAAATTTGCCATCAAAGAACTATTGCAGGAGATGAATTAGTGCCGAAAGAACTTCCCCGGGTGAAAGACCTGAAAAACTATTATTTAACCGAACGCCCAAATCTGATTGGCGATTTACTGCACTTTTATCTATCCTTCATTATTCGCAACGAAGCAAAAGAACATCAATATGCACTCCGCCGATGCTTAAATCGCTATGGAGCAATTTTACCGGTTTCGCAAATAGAAAAATTGGCAACGCGCTGCCAAAATGTCTGCACAGCAAATCCTTATCTATTTACCCCCGGTTGGAATAAAATCTTCACCGAACAGGAAATAATCTTCTCTGGCAATGTGCTGAGGATTGACCGTTTGATGGTTAACACCTCAGAAAAAGAAGCTTTAATTGCGGATTACAAAAGCGGAGATAGTTACGATCCCAAACAGCTTTCAGAATACAAAACGGCACTAACAATGCTGCCTGTTTTTAAAGGATACAATATCAATACAAGGATTGTGAGTATTTAGTGTAAGGACTGTTAAAAACGGTGTGTAAGCCCCTCGGGAAAAAGGTTGAGAGGGTTGAGAGGGTTGAGAGGGTTGAGAGGGTTGAGTAAAGCCCCTTAGGGCGACACATTGATAGCGACGGGTGCGTAAGCCCCTCGGAAAATGTAAGCCCCGATTTCTTTTTTTATTTTCTCTTGTTTGATCTTGCCTGCACCCAAAAATAACTGGGTTCAGGAAGGTTGACCTCCCGGACAACCACCTCCTATCCTTTTTATCCTATTCTTCTTTATGGATTTCCAACAAAACTATTGACTAAAACCTCAAGCCAAAAGATAAGGATAAATTGAGAAATAACTAATTGGAAAAAGCAATGCTAAAAGCTAAAATTTTTGTGCAACTAAAAGCCAATGTCCTTGATCCGCAAGGCAAGGCAGTTACCAATTCTCTGCATAATCTGGGTTACGCAGATGTAGTTGAAACCCGCATCAGCAAATATATAGAAATGATATTTGGCAGTGAAGACAGAGAAAAGGTAACCAGCGAAGTGGAAAATATCTGTAACGACCTTTTAGCAAATCCTAATACCGAAACCTATCTTTACGAAATCGTTTCCATGGAGTAATGTTTTGCGCATCAGTGTAGTAACTTTTCCCGGTTCCAATTGTGATCACGATGCTTACCGGGTTTGCCAAAGCCGAGGTCATCAAACAAAACTTATCTGGCATAAAGATACGAACCTGGAAAATCCTGACCTGGTTATTTTACCGGGTGGTTTTTCTTATGGCGATTATCTTCGTTGTGGCGCTCTGGCAAGATTTTCTCCCATCGTAAAAGAAGTGATTGCCTTTGCCCAAAAAGGAGGTTTACTGCTCGGAATATGCAACGGTTTTCAAATTTTAACGGAATGTGGTTTACTACCCGGCACTTTGTTGATGAACGCTTCGCTGCATTTTATTTGTCAGCATCAATTTGTGCGGGTAGAAACAGCTGCCAGCCCTTTTACTACAGGCATTGGCAAAGGTAGAATCTTAGACCTTCCTGTAGCCCATAAAGAAGGTAATTTTTATATTGAATCCGATGGTTTAAAACAACTGCAAGATAACGACCAAATTCTTTTTCGCTATTGCAACAAGCTTGGCATTACGGATAGCGAAAGCAATCCCAATGGCTCGTTAGATAACATTGCCGGCATTTGTAATGAACAGCGTAACATTTTAGGGATGATGCCTCATCCTGAACGCTCTGCCACAGATACGGTTTTAACTCAAGATGGAAGGTGGATTTTTGCCTCCTTGGAAAAAGCTCTTTAGCAGCTTCCTGAAACTGATAATTCCACCTGCCTGTCTGGTTTGTGGAAAGCGGCTGGAAGACCGCCATCAGGTTATTTGCTCTGATTGTGAAACCAAGCTGTATTTAATGGAAGAAGGCACCTGTCCTGTTTGTGGTAGCATCAATCAGAATATTCCCTGCGAGGTCTGCGCTGAAAGCAATTTTGCCTTTGATTCCGCGATGTCTGTGTTTCACTATACAGGAACGGCTAAAGACCTGATTCATATTTTAAAATATGAGGGCTATACCTCACCGGCAGGATATTTTGCTTTACCCCTTGCAGAATTTATTGAAAGTAAACCGCAATTGATGAAGTATGACTTTCTTTGTGCTGTCCCTTTGCACAGAGTAAGGAAAAGAGAACGCGGATACAATCAATCCGATTTGATTGCTTATACGGTTGCCAAACTACTGGCTATGCCCTATTTGAACCCTGTGCAGCGTAAAATAAATACTTTAAGCCAAACCCTGCTTTCTCGCGAACATAGAATAAAAAATCTAAGCGGCGCTTTCCAGGTAAAAGATAAAAGCAGGGTAGAAGGAAAAAATATTATCCTGATTGACGATGTTTTCACCACCGGTAGCACTCTGAATGAAATTGCCAAAGCCCTTCGTTCAGCTGGAGCTGCAAAAATTTGCGCCATAACGGTTGCCCGAGCTTGAGATGAATAAAGAATTTTGGGAAATTAGACCTGAGACCTCCGAAGGCGAAATAAACGAAATGCTTGAGAAGGTGGCAAAATTTATTGCCGAACGGCATTTAGCTCCTGCAGGAATACTCCTTTTTGAATCCATCCGTCCGTTACACGGAATTGGAAGTCAGGCACTGTTTTTTATTTTACCGGTAGCGGAAATCATATTTGATTCCAAAAAGTATCAGCAATTTGCCATTATGATGGAAGATGAAAACAACCTGAAGAAGCTTATTAAAAGAATGGATGAGCTGGACGAACTTTATAACCGGGAACGCAGAGAGCAAAACAAGCTGAAAAGACAGCACCGCAAAGCTAAAAGAAAGCTATTACTACAGAAAATTTTTAAGACCAAAAATAAAACTGCTTGAATAAGTGGAGGATATATGCAATACGATGAGAAACGCCTTGCCCGTATTGTTGCTACTGATTGTGGCAGCACTACTACTAAGGCAATATTAATTGAATGGGTGGATGGAGAATTTCGTCAAACCATTCGCGGGGAAGCTCCTACTACTGTAGAAGCACCCTTAAACGATGTTACTAAAGGTGTTATCAATGCCACTCAGGAATTGGAAGAACTGGCACGCTTGAAATATCACAATCCTAATATTAAATTTATGGAAAACGGGAAATTCGTAATCCCGCGGAAAGGTGATATTGGCGTTGATGCCTATGTATCAACATCTTCTGCGGGTGGCGGCTTGCAAATGATGGTAACCGGAGTTGTTGCTTCTATGACAGGTGAAAGCGCTGAAAGAGCAGCTTTAGGAGCTGGAGCAATTGTAATGGACCTGATTGCCAGTAACGATAAAAGAATGAACCACGAAAAGATTGAACGCATTCGTGAACTGAGACCCGATATGATTTTAATGGCTGGTGGTGAAGATGGCGGCACAGTTAAACATGTAGTAGAAATGGCTGAATTAGTTGCCAGTGCAGACCCTAAACCCCGTCTTGGTTCAGCTTATAAACTGCCCGTTATCTATGCCGGTAATAAAGATGCCCGGGAAGAAATTATCAAAGCCCTCGGAGAAAAAGTAGATTTGATTATTACCGATAACATTCGTCCCAAACTGGAAATTGAGAACCTTCTTCCTGCCCGGGAAAAGATTCATAACCTCTTTATGGAACAT is from Candidatus Cloacimonas sp. and encodes:
- the purQ gene encoding phosphoribosylformylglycinamidine synthase subunit PurQ, which codes for MRISVVTFPGSNCDHDAYRVCQSRGHQTKLIWHKDTNLENPDLVILPGGFSYGDYLRCGALARFSPIVKEVIAFAQKGGLLLGICNGFQILTECGLLPGTLLMNASLHFICQHQFVRVETAASPFTTGIGKGRILDLPVAHKEGNFYIESDGLKQLQDNDQILFRYCNKLGITDSESNPNGSLDNIAGICNEQRNILGMMPHPERSATDTVLTQDGRWIFASLEKAL
- the purS gene encoding phosphoribosylformylglycinamidine synthase subunit PurS — its product is MLKAKIFVQLKANVLDPQGKAVTNSLHNLGYADVVETRISKYIEMIFGSEDREKVTSEVENICNDLLANPNTETYLYEIVSME
- a CDS encoding ComF family protein, with amino-acid sequence MPPWKKLFSSFLKLIIPPACLVCGKRLEDRHQVICSDCETKLYLMEEGTCPVCGSINQNIPCEVCAESNFAFDSAMSVFHYTGTAKDLIHILKYEGYTSPAGYFALPLAEFIESKPQLMKYDFLCAVPLHRVRKRERGYNQSDLIAYTVAKLLAMPYLNPVQRKINTLSQTLLSREHRIKNLSGAFQVKDKSRVEGKNIILIDDVFTTGSTLNEIAKALRSAGAAKICAITVARA